The following coding sequences are from one Arthrobacter sp. PvP023 window:
- a CDS encoding carbohydrate ABC transporter permease, whose product MTTMATPTQPKAGGTAPAPAPEYNPKSESVGAKRAKSLIFHIVALALTAVVLYPALWMVASSFKPNAEIGGTNTSLWSSNFSFDNFATAMEGIGGVSTLQFFTNSLVLAIGAVVGTILSASVSAYAFARIKFPGRSALFGMMIATLLLPFHVVIIPQYIIFQQLGLVDTYIPLLIGKFLAADAFFVFLMVQFMRNLPAELDEAARIDGAGHVRIFTSIMLPLMKPALISTSIFSFIWSWNDFLGPLLYLNTPEKYPLPLALRLFVDQTQSSDYGAMIAMSVLALLPVLIFFLVFQRYIVEGVSTQGLKG is encoded by the coding sequence ATGACAACCATGGCAACACCCACCCAGCCGAAAGCCGGCGGCACCGCCCCCGCTCCGGCGCCCGAATACAACCCGAAGTCCGAGTCCGTCGGTGCCAAGCGCGCCAAGAGCCTCATTTTCCACATCGTGGCCCTCGCCCTCACGGCCGTCGTCCTCTACCCGGCGCTGTGGATGGTGGCCTCGTCCTTCAAGCCGAACGCCGAAATCGGCGGCACCAACACCTCCCTGTGGTCCAGCAACTTCAGCTTCGACAACTTCGCCACCGCCATGGAGGGGATCGGCGGGGTGTCCACCTTGCAGTTCTTCACCAACTCCCTGGTCCTGGCCATCGGCGCCGTGGTGGGCACCATCCTCTCGGCCAGCGTCTCGGCCTACGCCTTCGCCCGGATCAAGTTCCCGGGCCGCAGCGCGCTGTTCGGCATGATGATTGCCACCCTGCTGCTGCCCTTCCACGTGGTGATCATCCCGCAGTACATCATCTTCCAGCAGCTGGGCCTCGTGGACACCTACATCCCGCTGCTGATCGGCAAGTTCCTGGCCGCGGACGCGTTCTTCGTGTTCCTGATGGTCCAGTTCATGCGCAACCTCCCTGCCGAACTCGACGAAGCGGCACGCATCGACGGCGCCGGCCACGTCCGGATCTTCACCTCCATCATGCTCCCGCTGATGAAACCCGCCCTGATCTCGACGTCGATCTTCTCCTTCATCTGGAGCTGGAACGACTTCCTCGGCCCCCTGCTCTACCTCAACACCCCGGAAAAGTACCCGCTGCCGCTGGCCCTGCGACTCTTCGTGGACCAGACCCAGTCCTCTGACTATGGCGCCATGATCGCCATGTCCGTCCTGGCCCTGCTGCCGGTCCTGATCTTCTTCCTGGTCTTCCAGCGCTACATCGTCGAAGGCGTCTCCACCCAGGGCCTCAAGGGCTGA
- a CDS encoding carbohydrate ABC transporter permease, with the protein MTQSPTLSRRSTSSTPPLPRKSRQRGADARAGYTFLLPWLLGFIALTVGPMISSLYLSFTNYNLFEPPKWIGLDNYTTLFQDERFLQSVGVTLSYVVFGTPLKLAAALAVAMLLNSKRKGQGFYRSAFYAPSLIGASVSIAIVWKAMFGDAGPVDQGLSFFGINLGGWVGNPSMTMPMMILLTVWQFGAPMVIFLAGLKQIPADLYEAASMDGAGPVRKFFNITWPMLSPVIFFNLLMETIHAFQIFASAYIISNGEGGPAGSTLFYTLYLYLRGFSDFRMGYASAMAWLLVIVVGIITLIFFKTSKSWVHYSGDSK; encoded by the coding sequence GTGACTCAAAGCCCAACCCTGAGCAGGCGTTCGACGTCGTCCACCCCGCCGCTGCCGCGCAAGTCGCGGCAGCGGGGGGCGGATGCCCGCGCCGGCTACACCTTCCTGCTGCCCTGGCTGCTGGGATTCATCGCCCTGACCGTGGGCCCGATGATCTCCTCGCTCTACCTGTCCTTCACCAACTACAACCTCTTCGAGCCGCCCAAATGGATCGGCCTGGACAACTACACCACCCTGTTCCAGGACGAACGGTTCCTGCAGTCGGTGGGCGTGACCCTGTCCTACGTGGTCTTCGGCACCCCGCTCAAGCTCGCCGCCGCACTCGCGGTGGCCATGCTCCTGAACAGCAAGCGCAAGGGGCAGGGCTTCTACCGCTCCGCGTTCTACGCCCCGTCCCTGATCGGCGCGTCCGTGTCCATCGCGATCGTCTGGAAGGCGATGTTCGGCGACGCCGGCCCGGTGGACCAGGGCCTGTCCTTCTTCGGCATCAACCTTGGCGGCTGGGTGGGCAACCCCTCCATGACCATGCCCATGATGATCCTTTTGACCGTCTGGCAGTTCGGCGCCCCGATGGTGATCTTCCTCGCCGGCCTGAAGCAGATCCCCGCGGACCTTTACGAAGCGGCGTCCATGGACGGCGCCGGTCCGGTGCGGAAGTTCTTCAACATCACCTGGCCCATGCTTTCGCCGGTGATCTTCTTCAACCTGCTGATGGAAACCATCCACGCCTTCCAGATCTTCGCCTCTGCCTACATCATCTCCAACGGTGAAGGCGGCCCGGCCGGCTCCACCCTCTTCTACACCCTCTACCTCTACCTCCGCGGCTTCTCCGACTTCCGGATGGGCTACGCCTCGGCGATGGCCTGGCTCCTGGTGATCGTGGTGGGCATCATCACGCTCATCTTCTTCAAAACCTCCAAGTCCTGGGTCCACTACAGCGGTGATTCGAAATGA
- a CDS encoding ABC transporter substrate-binding protein gives MPLFSRPASAASRGAAEATSARAGRRLRRTGAVAAAAAVVLALSACGGGAAPQSADGKVELRFSWWGGDKRAQLTQAAIAAFEAENPNIKIKPEFGDWSGYWDKLATQVAANDAPDIIQMDEKYITEYSSRGALLDLSKYDIDTSKLDEAALNAGKSEDGLTGIAAGINAATILANPAVFKAAGVALPDDKTWTWEDFERIAAEVTAKSPKGTYGAAAYGTDEASLGVWLRQNGKSLYTSDGKLGFEPGDIAEWWAFLKELSEKKAVPSASEVVEAEAAALDQSGLATGKNGLAFWWSNQLPALEKAAGGELQILRFPSKTGSSADAKLWYKASQFWSASSRTKHPEETAKFIDFLANNTKAGEALLADRGVYPNSDVRAAIAPKLTPADIKVVKFIDQIKGELGEAPAPPPKGAGAIQEIVKRYTSEVLFNRLSTEEAGKKAVDEMKSAISS, from the coding sequence GTGCCGCTATTTTCCCGCCCTGCCTCAGCCGCCAGTCGTGGCGCAGCAGAGGCCACATCCGCCCGGGCCGGGCGGAGGCTCCGCCGAACCGGCGCAGTTGCCGCAGCTGCCGCCGTCGTCCTTGCCCTCAGTGCCTGCGGCGGGGGAGCCGCCCCGCAAAGTGCCGACGGCAAGGTTGAGCTCCGTTTCTCCTGGTGGGGAGGAGACAAGCGTGCGCAACTGACGCAGGCTGCGATCGCGGCCTTCGAAGCCGAGAACCCGAACATCAAGATCAAGCCGGAGTTCGGCGACTGGAGCGGTTACTGGGACAAGCTCGCCACGCAGGTTGCTGCCAACGACGCCCCGGACATCATCCAGATGGACGAAAAATACATCACGGAGTACTCCTCCCGCGGCGCCCTGCTGGACCTTTCCAAATACGACATTGACACGTCGAAGCTTGACGAAGCCGCCCTTAACGCCGGGAAGAGCGAAGACGGCCTGACGGGCATTGCCGCCGGCATCAACGCTGCAACCATCCTGGCCAACCCGGCAGTCTTCAAGGCCGCAGGCGTTGCGCTGCCCGACGACAAGACCTGGACGTGGGAGGACTTCGAGCGCATCGCGGCCGAGGTCACCGCGAAGTCGCCGAAGGGTACGTATGGCGCTGCGGCCTACGGCACCGATGAAGCCTCGCTCGGCGTATGGCTCCGGCAGAACGGCAAGTCGCTGTACACCAGCGACGGGAAGCTGGGTTTTGAGCCGGGCGACATCGCCGAGTGGTGGGCTTTCCTGAAGGAACTCAGTGAGAAGAAGGCCGTGCCCTCCGCCTCGGAAGTGGTTGAGGCCGAGGCCGCAGCGCTGGACCAGAGCGGCCTGGCGACAGGCAAGAACGGACTCGCGTTCTGGTGGTCCAACCAGCTTCCCGCGCTGGAGAAGGCCGCCGGCGGAGAGCTCCAGATCCTGCGGTTCCCGTCCAAGACCGGCAGCTCAGCGGATGCCAAGCTTTGGTACAAGGCCTCGCAGTTCTGGTCAGCTTCGTCACGCACCAAGCACCCGGAAGAAACCGCTAAATTCATCGACTTCCTGGCCAACAACACCAAGGCCGGCGAAGCGCTCCTGGCCGACCGCGGCGTTTACCCCAACTCCGATGTCCGGGCAGCAATCGCACCCAAGCTGACCCCCGCCGACATCAAGGTGGTCAAGTTCATCGACCAGATCAAGGGCGAACTCGGCGAGGCCCCGGCACCGCCGCCGAAGGGCGCGGGCGCCATCCAGGAAATCGTCAAGCGCTACACCTCGGAGGTTCTCTTCAACCGGCTGTCCACGGAGGAAGCCGGCAAGAAGGCAGTCGATGAAATGAAGTCAGCCATCAGCAGCTAG
- a CDS encoding carbohydrate ABC transporter permease, with the protein MSAISELSSISRRKGKATAEEKKANGRDNKAAYIFLLPWLVGLVAITIGPMLMSLYLSFTDYNLLQPPEWTGLDNFTRMLSDARLHNSLRVTFTYVFVGVPLQLAVALLIALVLDKGLRGLPFYRSVFYLPSLLGGSVAVAILWKQIFGTTGLVNQVLAMFGIQGPGWISDPSTALGSIILLHVWTFGAPMIIFLAGLRQIPVMYYEAAKVDGASTLQQFRRITMPMLSPIIFFNLVLQIIGSFQSFTQAFIVSGGNGGPSDSTMFFTLYLYQKGFGQFDMGYASAMAWFLLVIIGVFTAINFIASKYWVFYDD; encoded by the coding sequence GTGAGCGCCATTAGCGAACTCAGCTCGATCTCCCGCCGCAAGGGCAAAGCCACTGCTGAGGAGAAAAAGGCCAACGGCCGCGACAACAAGGCCGCATATATCTTCCTGCTGCCATGGCTGGTGGGGCTCGTCGCCATCACCATCGGCCCCATGCTGATGTCCCTGTACCTGTCCTTCACGGACTACAACCTGCTCCAGCCGCCGGAATGGACCGGCCTGGACAACTTCACCCGCATGCTCAGCGACGCCCGGCTGCACAATTCGCTGCGGGTGACGTTCACCTACGTCTTCGTTGGCGTACCGCTCCAGCTGGCCGTCGCGCTGTTGATCGCCCTGGTTCTTGATAAAGGCCTGCGCGGACTCCCGTTCTATCGTTCGGTGTTCTACCTGCCCTCCCTGCTGGGCGGCTCAGTCGCTGTTGCCATCCTGTGGAAGCAGATCTTCGGCACCACGGGCCTGGTGAACCAGGTCCTGGCCATGTTCGGCATCCAGGGGCCCGGCTGGATCTCGGATCCCAGCACGGCCCTGGGCTCGATCATCCTGCTGCACGTCTGGACGTTCGGCGCTCCCATGATCATCTTCCTGGCCGGTCTGCGCCAGATCCCGGTCATGTACTACGAAGCAGCCAAGGTTGACGGTGCGAGTACCCTGCAGCAGTTCCGGCGGATCACCATGCCGATGCTCAGCCCCATCATCTTCTTCAACCTGGTGCTCCAGATCATCGGCTCGTTCCAGTCATTCACCCAGGCGTTCATCGTCTCCGGCGGCAATGGCGGTCCTTCCGACTCGACCATGTTCTTCACGCTGTACCTCTACCAAAAGGGCTTCGGCCAGTTCGACATGGGCTACGCCTCGGCGATGGCCTGGTTCCTGCTGGTCATCATCGGTGTGTTCACCGCCATCAACTTCATCGCTTCTAAGTATTGGGTTTTCTATGACGACTAA
- a CDS encoding Poxvirus protein I5 → MSIMDSTTPAPGRDDRIPVNRFALFSETLLAGVLVLVLSIPMVTIPAAYAAGIAHLERHLSGRDDSLRALWGTFRSALPGSWKLGITTAAAAVVIVLNLLLAWVGQLPGREVVLPATLILAAAAAVLLLRTAAAWSDVTGTAAPGSAWTAAFGTAKTISLRDWTGSLLLAAALFAGVVFVWMLAALFVVVPGTLILASAAVKMRSARA, encoded by the coding sequence ATGAGCATCATGGACAGCACCACGCCCGCCCCAGGCCGCGACGACCGCATCCCGGTAAACCGCTTTGCCCTGTTTTCCGAGACCCTCCTGGCCGGAGTGCTGGTGCTGGTGCTGTCCATTCCGATGGTCACCATCCCGGCCGCCTATGCCGCCGGGATCGCGCACCTTGAACGCCACCTCTCCGGCAGGGATGACTCCCTCCGCGCCCTCTGGGGCACGTTCCGCTCGGCGCTGCCGGGCAGCTGGAAGCTGGGAATCACGACGGCGGCAGCCGCCGTCGTGATTGTCCTTAACCTGTTGCTCGCATGGGTGGGGCAGCTTCCGGGCAGGGAAGTGGTCCTGCCGGCAACCCTCATCCTGGCTGCCGCCGCAGCCGTCCTGCTCCTGCGCACCGCTGCTGCATGGTCTGACGTTACGGGCACCGCGGCTCCGGGCAGCGCCTGGACCGCAGCCTTTGGGACCGCCAAGACTATTTCGCTCCGCGACTGGACCGGTTCCCTCCTGCTGGCCGCCGCCCTCTTCGCGGGAGTGGTGTTCGTCTGGATGCTGGCAGCCCTGTTCGTTGTGGTTCCCGGGACCCTGATCCTGGCCTCGGCCGCCGTCAAGATGCGCTCGGCGCGCGCGTAG
- a CDS encoding beta-galactosidase, whose protein sequence is MSSQEISTPPAVWSSLEGIAYGGDYNPEQWPASTRLEDLELMKEAGVTFLSVGIFSWGLLEPSEGDYDFGWLDDVLDNLAAAGIKVALATATAAPPAWLVRKHPEILPVTADGTVLGPGSRRHYTPSSAVYRRYATGITRVLAERYKDHPALALWHVDNELGCHVSEFYGDEDAAAFRRWLERRYGSIEALNAAWGTAFWSQHYASFEEVLPPAVAPSTLNPGQQLDFQRFSSWALMDYYRSLLEVLREVTPGVPATTNLMVSSATKSMDYFDWAKDLDVIANDHYLVAADPERQVELAFSADLTRGVAGGEPWILMEHSTSAVNWQPRNQPKMPGEMLRNALSHVARGADAVMFFQWRQSFAGSEKFHSAMVPHGGRDTRIFQEVVGLGAALRKLAAVRGSRVESRVAIVFDYEAWWASELDSHPSQDVKYLDLMRAFHRSLFLRGVSTDFVHPSASLEDYDLVLVCTLYNVTDAAAENIAAAAGAGATVLVSYFSGLVDEQDHIRLGGYPGAFRDLLGIRVEEFHPLLADATAKLSDGGVGRVWSEHVHAAGAESVQTFTEYPLEGVPALTRRSAGAGSAWYLATFPDGDGIEALVDRLLAESGVSAVAEADHGVELSRRRTGDGTSFIFAINHSRADASVRVAGAELLSGERFTGTVPAGGVAVIAED, encoded by the coding sequence ATGTCATCCCAGGAAATATCCACTCCACCAGCGGTGTGGAGCAGCCTCGAAGGTATCGCCTACGGGGGCGACTACAACCCCGAGCAATGGCCGGCCAGCACCCGGCTGGAGGACCTGGAGCTCATGAAGGAAGCCGGTGTTACGTTCCTCAGCGTGGGCATTTTTTCGTGGGGCCTGCTGGAGCCTTCCGAAGGCGACTACGACTTTGGCTGGCTGGACGACGTCCTGGACAACCTGGCCGCAGCGGGCATCAAGGTGGCCCTCGCGACAGCAACTGCCGCGCCCCCGGCATGGCTGGTGCGCAAGCATCCGGAAATCCTCCCGGTCACCGCTGACGGAACCGTGCTGGGACCGGGCTCCCGGCGGCACTACACGCCGTCGTCGGCCGTTTACCGGCGCTACGCAACCGGCATCACCCGGGTGCTGGCAGAGCGCTACAAGGACCACCCTGCACTGGCGCTGTGGCACGTGGACAACGAACTCGGCTGCCACGTTTCGGAGTTTTACGGCGACGAGGACGCGGCCGCCTTCCGCCGCTGGCTTGAGCGTCGGTACGGGAGCATCGAAGCCCTGAACGCGGCATGGGGAACGGCATTCTGGTCCCAGCATTACGCCTCGTTCGAGGAGGTCCTGCCGCCCGCAGTGGCGCCGTCCACGCTGAATCCGGGGCAGCAGCTGGACTTCCAGCGCTTCAGCTCCTGGGCCCTGATGGATTATTACCGCTCCCTGCTCGAAGTGCTGCGCGAAGTAACGCCAGGGGTGCCCGCCACCACCAACCTCATGGTTTCCAGCGCCACCAAATCCATGGACTACTTTGACTGGGCCAAGGACCTGGACGTGATCGCCAACGACCACTACCTCGTGGCCGCCGATCCGGAGCGTCAGGTCGAACTCGCATTCAGCGCGGACCTCACGCGCGGCGTTGCGGGCGGCGAACCGTGGATCCTGATGGAACATTCGACGTCGGCAGTGAACTGGCAGCCCCGCAACCAGCCCAAGATGCCCGGCGAGATGCTGCGCAACGCCCTGTCACACGTGGCCCGCGGCGCGGATGCCGTGATGTTCTTCCAGTGGCGGCAGAGCTTCGCCGGTTCGGAGAAGTTCCACTCCGCCATGGTCCCCCACGGCGGACGGGACACGCGCATCTTCCAGGAGGTGGTGGGGCTCGGCGCCGCGCTCCGGAAGCTGGCCGCGGTGCGGGGATCGCGCGTTGAGTCGCGCGTGGCCATCGTCTTCGACTATGAGGCCTGGTGGGCCAGCGAACTGGATTCCCACCCCAGCCAGGATGTGAAGTACCTGGACCTGATGCGCGCCTTCCACCGCTCCCTGTTCCTGCGCGGGGTTTCGACGGATTTTGTGCACCCTTCCGCCTCCCTGGAGGATTACGACCTGGTGCTGGTGTGCACCCTGTACAACGTCACCGACGCCGCAGCGGAGAACATCGCCGCGGCTGCCGGCGCCGGCGCAACAGTCCTGGTCAGCTACTTCAGCGGGCTTGTTGACGAACAGGACCACATCCGCCTCGGCGGGTACCCGGGCGCGTTCCGGGACCTGCTGGGCATCCGGGTGGAGGAATTCCACCCACTGCTGGCCGATGCCACGGCCAAGCTCAGCGACGGCGGAGTGGGGCGCGTGTGGAGCGAGCACGTGCACGCGGCCGGGGCTGAATCGGTACAGACGTTCACGGAATACCCGCTGGAGGGAGTCCCCGCCCTGACGCGGCGCTCCGCCGGAGCGGGCTCAGCCTGGTACCTGGCAACCTTCCCGGACGGGGACGGCATCGAGGCGCTGGTGGACCGGCTGCTCGCCGAGTCGGGAGTTTCCGCAGTGGCGGAGGCGGACCACGGCGTCGAATTATCGCGACGCCGCACCGGCGACGGCACCAGCTTCATCTTTGCCATCAACCACTCACGCGCCGATGCCAGCGTCCGCGTGGCAGGGGCTGAGCTGCTGTCCGGCGAGCGGTTCACCGGCACGGTTCCGGCCGGCGGCGTGGCGGTGATCGCGGAGGACTGA
- a CDS encoding ABC transporter substrate-binding protein, whose translation MISRRNFLTTVALGTASAAALAACGQSAPAQTGSAQNPVTINYTWWGNDDRATRTRKAIELFESKNPDIKVNGNFTDFAGYWQKRATEAAGGGLPDVMQWDLSYLRDYGQRNQLLDLSTVKIDTSGFDKSLLPSGQIKGKTYGIPTSTNAFAVYYDPAKLKTLGVSEPDGSWTYDEYKSWLKEVGAKGNGTFFGSTDFTGIWWQFNIWLRQKNIEAFTEDGKLGFSKDDLKTWWNMASDLRGTPALVSEERTTQLAPKSPFGSNVTVAENTWDNFMAGYLADSGAKELKIVPVPSDDPDNLGLFLKPSMLMVASAKTKFKDASARFIDFMINDPEVGQIFKTSRGVPASKKQRDGTTFEGTDKIVVDYEKSIEKYLKDAPEPPIVGFGTLEASFKRISSDLNFGKLTVDSAADAWFKEAEDLIKQNA comes from the coding sequence ATGATCAGCAGAAGGAATTTCCTCACCACAGTGGCGCTGGGCACCGCATCTGCCGCAGCCCTGGCTGCGTGCGGACAGTCCGCCCCCGCACAGACCGGTTCGGCACAGAACCCGGTCACCATCAATTACACCTGGTGGGGCAACGATGACCGCGCCACCCGCACCCGCAAGGCCATCGAACTGTTCGAGTCCAAGAACCCCGACATCAAGGTCAACGGCAACTTCACCGACTTTGCCGGCTACTGGCAGAAGCGCGCCACCGAGGCTGCCGGCGGCGGCCTGCCGGACGTCATGCAGTGGGACCTCTCGTACCTGCGGGACTATGGCCAGCGGAACCAGCTCCTGGACCTCAGCACCGTGAAGATTGACACCTCGGGCTTCGACAAGTCGCTGCTGCCGTCCGGCCAGATCAAGGGCAAGACCTACGGCATCCCCACCAGCACCAACGCTTTCGCCGTCTACTACGATCCTGCCAAGCTCAAGACCCTCGGCGTTTCCGAGCCCGACGGCAGCTGGACCTACGACGAATACAAGTCCTGGCTCAAGGAGGTCGGCGCCAAGGGCAACGGCACCTTCTTCGGTTCCACGGATTTCACCGGCATCTGGTGGCAGTTCAACATCTGGCTCCGCCAGAAGAACATCGAAGCCTTCACCGAGGACGGCAAGCTCGGCTTCAGCAAGGACGACCTGAAGACCTGGTGGAACATGGCTTCGGACCTGCGCGGTACCCCGGCCCTGGTCTCCGAGGAACGGACCACCCAGCTGGCACCCAAGTCGCCGTTCGGCTCCAACGTGACCGTCGCGGAAAACACCTGGGACAACTTCATGGCCGGCTACCTCGCCGACAGCGGCGCCAAGGAACTGAAGATCGTCCCCGTTCCCTCCGACGACCCGGACAACCTGGGCCTGTTCCTCAAGCCCTCGATGCTCATGGTGGCCAGCGCCAAGACCAAGTTCAAGGACGCCTCCGCACGCTTCATCGACTTTATGATCAACGACCCCGAGGTGGGCCAGATCTTCAAGACCTCCCGCGGCGTTCCCGCCTCGAAGAAGCAGCGCGACGGCACCACCTTCGAGGGCACCGACAAGATCGTGGTGGACTACGAGAAGTCCATCGAAAAGTACCTCAAGGATGCTCCCGAGCCGCCCATCGTCGGTTTCGGCACCCTGGAGGCCTCGTTCAAGCGGATCAGTTCGGACCTGAACTTCGGCAAGCTGACCGTTGACTCGGCGGCCGACGCCTGGTTCAAGGAAGCCGAAGACCTCATCAAGCAGAACGCCTGA
- a CDS encoding carbohydrate ABC transporter permease has protein sequence MTTKLETLPAPDKKTPGAGKPTNRKPKVRESRGTLAFSRTQRSKALMKHAILIVAGGLMIYPLLWMVVSSLRPNELIFREPGLWLNSLEMGNYTDGWSALTHPFGHYMLNSAIVVLGSILGNLISCSMAAYAFARLQFTGKKLFFGIMLLTIMLPFHVIIVPQYILFSQIGWVNTFWPLIVPKLLATDAFFVFLMVQFIRGIPKELDEAARIDGAGHPRIFLRVILPLMVPALATTTIFTFIWTWNDFFGALIYLTDPDMFTVPVALRAFVDSQSATSWGSLFAMSIVSLLPVFLVFLFGQRFLIKGIATTGIK, from the coding sequence ATGACGACTAAGCTTGAGACGCTGCCCGCTCCGGACAAGAAGACACCCGGTGCCGGCAAGCCTACGAACCGCAAGCCCAAGGTGCGCGAGTCCCGGGGGACCCTGGCGTTCAGCCGGACGCAGCGCAGCAAGGCGCTGATGAAGCACGCCATCCTGATCGTCGCCGGCGGCCTGATGATCTATCCGCTCCTGTGGATGGTGGTGTCCTCGCTGCGGCCCAACGAGCTGATCTTCCGCGAGCCGGGACTGTGGCTTAACAGCCTGGAAATGGGCAACTACACCGATGGCTGGTCTGCCCTGACCCACCCGTTCGGCCACTACATGCTCAACTCGGCGATCGTGGTGCTGGGATCCATCCTGGGGAACCTGATCTCCTGCTCCATGGCGGCCTACGCCTTCGCCCGGCTGCAGTTCACCGGCAAGAAGCTGTTCTTTGGCATCATGCTTTTGACCATCATGCTGCCATTCCACGTGATCATCGTTCCGCAGTACATCCTGTTCTCGCAGATCGGCTGGGTGAACACCTTCTGGCCGCTGATTGTGCCCAAGCTCCTGGCGACGGATGCGTTTTTCGTGTTCCTCATGGTGCAGTTCATCCGGGGCATTCCCAAGGAGCTGGATGAGGCCGCAAGGATCGACGGCGCGGGGCACCCCCGGATCTTCCTGCGGGTCATCCTGCCGCTGATGGTGCCGGCCCTGGCCACCACCACCATCTTCACGTTCATCTGGACGTGGAACGACTTCTTCGGGGCGCTCATCTACCTGACTGATCCGGACATGTTCACCGTTCCGGTGGCGTTGCGGGCCTTCGTGGACTCGCAGTCCGCCACGAGCTGGGGTTCGCTCTTCGCGATGTCCATCGTGTCCCTGCTGCCGGTGTTCCTGGTGTTCCTGTTCGGGCAGCGCTTCCTGATCAAGGGAATCGCGACGACGGGTATCAAATAG
- a CDS encoding MFS transporter: MSSDRTPSAESLQEQASERPLRWYHPLAQRNYRLFIAIQLAGSTGVWMQRLAQDWLVLQLTGSPAAVGVAVALQFLPMLVVGPLSGILVDLFPKRRILLICQFITALLALALAVLDAGGGITVWAVYACCVALGITSAVDGPARQVFVNEVVGDAALRPAIGLNNAIGQLGAMAGPALGGLLIAKAGSAAAFAANAVVCLAVIGLIAAIRTSRLYPGPPPLRGRGQILAGFRYVRRRPSLLLVMLLAGLLGAFGMNGPVVLAAFAEDVWHSGAAGFGIFNTFSAAGALAGALLAARLRTLGRRGIVVSAGLFGLTQLVAALMPTQELFVAMLVLVGIMTLLFLTSAATTVQLEAGADVRGRVLALYLPLLLGGHALGGLLAGWLTEEFGVRTGLVVTGALGMLSAAVIGLLMWLNARRRSSTEFLSR; this comes from the coding sequence GTGTCTTCCGACCGCACCCCGTCCGCTGAGTCCCTCCAAGAACAAGCTTCAGAACGGCCGCTTCGCTGGTACCACCCCCTGGCGCAGCGCAACTACCGGCTCTTCATTGCCATTCAGCTCGCGGGCAGCACCGGGGTCTGGATGCAGCGCCTCGCCCAGGACTGGCTGGTCCTGCAACTGACGGGCAGCCCCGCTGCCGTGGGCGTGGCCGTGGCGCTCCAATTCCTGCCCATGCTGGTGGTGGGCCCGCTCAGCGGCATCCTGGTGGACCTGTTTCCGAAGCGCCGCATCCTGCTGATCTGCCAGTTCATCACCGCGCTGCTGGCCCTGGCCCTCGCGGTCCTGGACGCCGGCGGCGGCATCACCGTCTGGGCCGTGTACGCCTGTTGCGTGGCCCTGGGCATCACGTCCGCCGTCGACGGTCCGGCCCGCCAGGTGTTCGTGAACGAGGTGGTGGGCGACGCCGCGTTGCGTCCCGCGATCGGGCTGAACAACGCGATCGGCCAGCTCGGCGCGATGGCTGGACCCGCCCTGGGCGGCCTGCTGATCGCCAAGGCGGGTTCCGCCGCCGCCTTTGCCGCGAACGCCGTCGTATGCCTGGCGGTGATTGGCCTGATCGCGGCGATCCGGACGTCCCGGCTCTACCCCGGCCCGCCGCCTCTCCGGGGCCGCGGGCAGATCCTCGCGGGGTTCCGCTACGTCCGCCGCCGGCCGTCCCTCCTGCTGGTAATGCTGCTGGCCGGGCTCCTCGGCGCGTTCGGCATGAACGGGCCGGTGGTACTGGCGGCATTCGCCGAAGATGTCTGGCACAGTGGCGCCGCCGGCTTCGGCATCTTCAACACGTTCAGCGCCGCGGGTGCCCTTGCAGGCGCGTTGCTGGCGGCGCGGCTCCGGACCCTGGGCCGGCGGGGGATCGTGGTGAGTGCCGGGCTGTTCGGGCTGACCCAGCTCGTGGCCGCGCTCATGCCCACGCAGGAACTGTTCGTGGCCATGCTGGTGCTGGTCGGCATCATGACGCTGCTCTTCCTGACCAGTGCGGCCACTACCGTCCAGCTGGAGGCCGGGGCGGACGTCCGCGGGCGCGTCCTGGCGCTCTACCTGCCGCTGCTGCTCGGCGGTCACGCCCTCGGCGGGCTGCTGGCCGGCTGGCTCACGGAAGAGTTCGGTGTGCGCACCGGCCTCGTGGTGACCGGAGCCCTCGGAATGCTGTCCGCCGCCGTCATCGGACTGCTGATGTGGCTGAACGCCCGACGGCGGTCCAGTACTGAGTTTTTGTCCAGATAA